A portion of the Hoylesella buccalis ATCC 35310 genome contains these proteins:
- a CDS encoding outer membrane beta-barrel family protein: MIGSTLTDLNGLFGFDTTLKEGMFLSISSVGCKNTDVVLPCDTMIYIESTNKLAEVVVRGSKKYVKGTPRGLQISMAGNPIAKLGNAMEAIKYLPMIDTSGGGISVLGHGTPVVYINNRLVRSTSELSSLSANDISNVEIITNPSSKYGANVSSVILIRTKKLNEGFHAVAAGNVSASEEWSESVDVSLNYHTKSGLTVLGDLSYGFSGFKQDRHYIECFYSESNPESKYRSDTYSKAKSKSQSLMADAGLNYDFGTNSIGAKYTFQRTPKSHYSGNAKSVIDYQGTEDVIASISDLYNQSSMHHVNTFGSFALPVSIWLRIDADYVKSYRTSNSGVDENNSTNMVYNSNVSKASLWSGKIVLSRKISKVEIEAGSEISYTRNNQDYLGASTGNLDFITPETDNVKQNLYAGFVSFNWTPNNIWNMYGGLRLESTNTDFRQNNVLREDLSKSYTDLLPNLGISFNSSIRMSLFYRASVSRPGYQSLDNTYVYVTPTLWETGNPELRSTLRHKIGLNLYYKKFILQSSFTMNKRNVTSIYRYDNTDRINVVQPVNLPDYNSFQLVAVQQLDFGFWHPTIQGVFYVQDLKYGSPVRKYDKPLYTLSLNNRFDIPGSFYAYLNLFGIGTGNQDVIYSRGSWQASVTLNKTWKSWAFTLSANDIFNTWRQKFDTFTNTVDYSSDIKGGSRSIALSIRYTLNAAKGKYKGKTSRQDEIDRL, translated from the coding sequence ATGATTGGATCAACCCTTACGGATTTGAACGGTCTGTTTGGCTTCGACACCACATTAAAAGAGGGGATGTTTCTTTCCATATCCTCAGTAGGATGCAAAAACACAGATGTAGTCCTTCCGTGTGATACCATGATTTATATTGAAAGCACCAATAAACTTGCAGAAGTCGTGGTTCGGGGAAGTAAGAAATATGTCAAGGGAACGCCGAGAGGCTTGCAAATCTCAATGGCAGGGAATCCTATTGCAAAACTTGGCAATGCCATGGAGGCGATCAAGTACCTGCCGATGATTGACACGTCTGGCGGTGGGATATCTGTCCTTGGACATGGAACGCCCGTTGTCTATATCAACAACAGGCTTGTGCGTTCAACAAGTGAGTTGTCTTCACTTTCCGCCAACGATATATCCAATGTTGAGATTATTACCAACCCTTCATCAAAATATGGTGCCAATGTGTCATCTGTCATTCTCATACGTACAAAAAAACTTAATGAGGGATTCCATGCTGTCGCAGCAGGTAATGTGTCGGCAAGTGAAGAATGGTCAGAATCTGTCGATGTGTCACTGAATTACCATACAAAAAGCGGACTTACTGTCTTGGGAGATTTATCATACGGCTTTTCTGGCTTCAAACAGGATAGACATTATATTGAATGTTTTTATTCAGAGAGTAACCCTGAATCAAAATATCGTTCTGATACTTATTCCAAAGCCAAAAGCAAAAGCCAGTCCCTCATGGCAGACGCTGGGCTAAACTACGATTTTGGAACCAACTCTATTGGTGCAAAATACACGTTTCAGCGCACTCCTAAGAGTCATTATAGCGGCAATGCAAAATCTGTAATAGATTATCAAGGAACCGAAGATGTAATAGCATCAATAAGTGACTTGTATAATCAAAGTTCCATGCACCATGTCAATACTTTCGGCAGTTTTGCACTGCCTGTCAGTATCTGGTTGCGTATAGACGCCGATTATGTGAAATCCTATCGTACTTCCAACTCGGGTGTAGATGAGAACAATTCTACCAATATGGTCTACAATTCGAATGTAAGCAAAGCCTCTTTATGGTCAGGAAAAATTGTACTGTCAAGAAAAATCAGCAAGGTGGAGATAGAGGCAGGTTCGGAAATCTCATATACACGTAATAATCAGGATTATTTGGGGGCTTCCACTGGGAATCTGGATTTTATTACTCCGGAAACAGACAATGTAAAACAAAATCTCTATGCAGGATTTGTCAGTTTTAACTGGACACCCAACAACATATGGAATATGTATGGTGGACTTAGACTTGAATCAACCAATACAGATTTCAGACAAAACAACGTTCTTCGTGAAGATTTATCAAAATCATATACAGACTTGTTGCCTAATCTGGGCATATCCTTTAATTCATCTATTCGTATGAGTTTGTTTTACAGAGCATCCGTGTCTCGTCCGGGATACCAATCTCTTGACAACACATACGTTTATGTTACTCCAACCCTTTGGGAAACAGGCAATCCTGAACTTCGTTCAACTCTCCGCCACAAAATAGGATTGAACCTTTATTATAAGAAATTTATCCTTCAAAGCTCATTCACAATGAACAAACGGAATGTGACTTCAATATATCGCTATGACAACACCGATCGCATTAATGTTGTACAACCTGTCAATCTGCCAGATTATAACTCATTCCAGCTTGTAGCTGTCCAACAACTTGATTTCGGCTTTTGGCATCCCACCATACAGGGCGTGTTCTATGTTCAGGATTTGAAGTATGGCTCACCTGTAAGAAAATACGATAAACCGCTCTATACTCTGTCGCTCAACAACCGGTTCGACATTCCCGGCAGTTTCTATGCTTATTTAAATCTGTTCGGTATAGGGACCGGCAATCAAGATGTGATTTATAGCCGTGGTTCGTGGCAGGCATCAGTGACCTTGAACAAAACTTGGAAAAGCTGGGCTTTCACACTCTCGGCTAATGATATATTCAATACATGGAGACAGAAATTTGACACTTTCACCAATACTGTCGATTATTCTTCTGACATCAAGGGGGGATCCCGTTCAATCGCATTAAGCATACGATATACTCTTAACGCAGCAAAGGGTAAATATAAAGGAAAAACATCTCGACAGGACGAGATAGATAGATTATAG
- a CDS encoding DUF4153 domain-containing protein gives MAHFMSKDAFQHWKEGLQSIVRRFPLTLFFTIASCLSLIYLNHDLSNGGEMKGFEFFLMFYPLTATILSLTLHLWTEDMRKRLEAWGWQGGLHALWLALCIYWATEYELSIGQSIAAGTCVGAMLVGWFTLPFTQQTNDRPAINFLIRLMGSGIIAAGTSLVLFLGILLLIQSFKYLFNMDIEETLYADTAIVCFTLVAPLLFMFQLPKDEQKYSQYNWLQHKFGNGIIHYLLIPLHLAYVITLYLYAAKILVTWELPNGWVSTLVSVLMLLTVIILFLLYPIHQQDHVKPVDRLAVRYLPIIVLPLLVLMSIGIGRRFSDYGVTIQRLYLLLFNLWCYAVCIGLIVCRSRKVMWVAWSFVAILLLVSVFPVNLSSYTHNRLQKQVRELLAKHNMTKFPISSKTYTTLLKQVGYQQAKSFAGKLNYLNRTYGRQTIEDIINPRYLLADYQVEEMYRQSMAGTSSTSIPENRLISDDREENIPLPIPPGYRYFQNIDQYTQQKGAKVEGDKLLVTMKYQLNGKTLTDHYQMSLAEIERKVNGKDKFCITATGKQTQLVITYLYLSYGEDFVDMQYRGTLFVK, from the coding sequence ATGGCACATTTCATGTCTAAAGACGCATTCCAACACTGGAAAGAAGGCCTGCAAAGCATTGTGCGGAGATTTCCGCTGACCCTGTTTTTCACCATCGCCTCATGCCTGTCGCTGATATACCTCAATCACGATTTGAGCAATGGCGGAGAGATGAAAGGATTCGAATTCTTCCTCATGTTCTATCCACTCACGGCCACCATTCTGTCGTTGACACTCCACCTGTGGACGGAAGACATGCGTAAACGGCTCGAAGCATGGGGATGGCAAGGTGGCCTACATGCCCTTTGGCTGGCCCTGTGCATCTATTGGGCCACCGAATACGAACTATCCATTGGGCAAAGTATCGCCGCCGGAACATGCGTAGGCGCTATGCTCGTGGGCTGGTTCACACTGCCTTTTACGCAACAAACGAACGACCGTCCAGCCATTAATTTCCTCATCAGGCTTATGGGAAGCGGCATTATCGCCGCCGGCACATCCCTTGTTCTCTTCTTGGGTATCTTGTTGCTGATACAATCGTTCAAGTATCTGTTTAACATGGACATAGAGGAAACCCTCTATGCCGACACGGCTATCGTGTGTTTCACGCTGGTGGCCCCACTGTTATTCATGTTCCAGTTGCCAAAAGACGAACAAAAATACAGTCAATACAACTGGCTGCAACATAAGTTTGGCAACGGCATCATCCATTACCTGCTCATTCCGCTGCACTTAGCCTACGTCATCACGCTTTATCTCTACGCTGCAAAGATACTCGTTACCTGGGAATTGCCCAACGGATGGGTGTCTACATTGGTTTCGGTGCTCATGTTGCTCACCGTCATTATTCTGTTCTTACTCTACCCTATCCACCAGCAAGACCATGTAAAGCCGGTAGACCGTTTGGCGGTTCGCTACCTTCCAATCATCGTTTTGCCGTTGCTGGTGCTGATGTCGATAGGCATTGGCCGCCGTTTTTCCGACTATGGCGTAACCATACAGCGTCTGTACCTGCTATTGTTCAACCTTTGGTGCTACGCTGTCTGCATAGGTCTCATCGTCTGCCGGTCGCGCAAGGTGATGTGGGTGGCATGGAGTTTTGTCGCCATTCTGTTGCTGGTGTCGGTATTTCCGGTAAATCTATCAAGTTATACCCACAACCGTTTGCAAAAACAGGTACGCGAATTGTTGGCCAAGCACAACATGACCAAGTTTCCGATAAGCAGTAAAACATACACAACTTTATTGAAACAGGTAGGATACCAACAGGCGAAAAGCTTTGCGGGTAAGCTGAACTACCTGAACAGAACATACGGCAGACAGACCATTGAAGACATCATCAACCCCAGGTATCTCCTCGCCGACTATCAAGTAGAAGAGATGTACAGACAGTCAATGGCAGGTACCTCTTCAACATCCATACCCGAAAACAGACTCATCAGCGACGATCGCGAAGAAAACATTCCATTACCCATTCCGCCAGGTTACCGTTATTTTCAGAACATCGATCAATATACTCAGCAAAAAGGCGCTAAAGTTGAGGGCGACAAGCTACTTGTGACCATGAAATATCAACTGAATGGGAAAACATTGACTGACCACTACCAAATGAGTTTGGCTGAGATTGAACGAAAGGTCAATGGCAAAGATAAGTTCTGCATAACTGCCACCGGCAAACAGACACAGCTTGTCATCACTTACCTGTACCTCTCGTATGGCGAAGACTTCGTCGACATGCAATACCGGGGTACGCTCTTCGTGAAATAG
- a CDS encoding GSCFA domain-containing protein translates to MQFRTIVKVDQPSFQIPPFERMLFVGSCFADSMGQRFVEDKFRVTVNPYGVMYNPASILHTVECTDVNPNVAVFTLGTNHVYILKETGEIVDNCQKRPQRLFREAELSVEECVAYLSQAVECLLKRNDKVHVILTVSPIRYAKYGFHGSQLSKATLLLATRQLEERYPGVVTYFPAYEIVNDELRDYRFYKEDMLHPSEQAVAYIWERFSDAFFSQEAKLFLADWHPVKAALAHRPFHPDDDAYQSFIRQTQERIKELENKWGVNLTD, encoded by the coding sequence ATGCAGTTCAGAACCATCGTCAAGGTAGACCAACCCTCGTTTCAAATCCCGCCATTCGAGCGCATGCTCTTTGTCGGTTCATGCTTTGCTGACAGCATGGGGCAGCGGTTTGTCGAAGATAAGTTTCGCGTCACCGTCAATCCTTACGGCGTGATGTACAATCCGGCCAGCATTCTGCATACGGTAGAGTGCACCGATGTGAACCCCAACGTGGCCGTGTTTACCCTGGGTACCAACCATGTGTACATCTTGAAAGAGACGGGCGAGATAGTAGACAACTGCCAAAAGCGTCCGCAACGCTTGTTTCGTGAAGCAGAATTGAGCGTGGAGGAGTGTGTGGCCTATCTGTCTCAAGCGGTAGAATGTTTGTTGAAGCGCAATGACAAGGTGCACGTCATCCTCACCGTCAGTCCCATTCGTTATGCCAAGTACGGTTTTCATGGCAGTCAGCTGTCCAAGGCCACGCTGCTTTTGGCTACTCGCCAGTTGGAAGAACGTTATCCAGGCGTGGTGACCTATTTCCCCGCTTACGAGATTGTGAACGACGAGTTGCGCGATTATCGGTTTTACAAAGAAGACATGTTACATCCGTCCGAACAAGCCGTGGCATATATCTGGGAGCGTTTTTCGGATGCCTTTTTCAGTCAGGAGGCCAAACTTTTCTTGGCCGATTGGCATCCTGTGAAGGCCGCCTTGGCGCATCGTCCGTTCCATCCGGATGACGATGCTTACCAATCGTTTATCCGTCAGACGCAAGAGCGCATCAAGGAGTTAGAAAACAAATGGGGTGTAAACTTGACGGATTAA
- a CDS encoding methylated-DNA--[protein]-cysteine S-methyltransferase produces the protein MEQYIDTYASPLGIITMGSNGKQLTGLWFEGQKHFGDTLCDQPSHHALPIFDEARTWLDVYFQGKRPTFTPPILLNDTPFRRTVWQLLLTIPYGETTTYKDIARQWARQHGAKSMSSQAVGGAVGRNPISIIIPCHRVIGTNGSLTGYAGGLDRKRWLLQWEQENTDKFFIPQD, from the coding sequence ATGGAACAATATATCGACACATACGCCTCTCCCTTAGGAATCATCACCATGGGCAGCAATGGCAAGCAGCTTACAGGATTGTGGTTTGAAGGACAAAAACACTTCGGCGACACGCTATGTGACCAACCTTCACATCATGCGCTCCCCATTTTTGACGAGGCCCGCACTTGGTTAGACGTTTATTTTCAGGGCAAACGCCCCACCTTCACACCCCCGATTCTGCTGAACGACACGCCGTTTCGCAGGACTGTGTGGCAGTTATTGTTGACCATTCCGTATGGAGAAACCACCACTTACAAAGACATTGCCAGGCAGTGGGCCAGGCAGCACGGCGCGAAAAGCATGTCGAGCCAGGCGGTGGGCGGTGCCGTTGGGCGCAATCCCATCTCCATCATCATTCCCTGTCATCGGGTTATCGGCACCAACGGAAGCCTCACGGGCTATGCGGGAGGCCTGGACAGGAAGCGGTGGCTGCTGCAATGGGAACAAGAAAACACTGACAAATTCTTCATACCTCAAGACTAG
- a CDS encoding porin family protein, with protein sequence MKKLLLSMALLMACTFTMAQRSVGTWSLIPKVGVNLANISNMDVVIGGLYPDGQQNGVEQKSKYREGFIGGLDVQYQAMNQVAFSAGVFYSVQGMRFPPSETIDKEKVHYTSEDVQWKYDYLTLPLMAHVAVLPGLSFNAGVQMGYLLSAKGRATLSQFTVDKEGKVHYQTGEKGNLLYAYTEKYDNLSYSKRFDVSIPVGFSLEYSHVVLDARYNFGLTKMNKYTQDRMKNKVFTFTVGYVFDLW encoded by the coding sequence ATGAAGAAGTTATTGCTGTCTATGGCCCTGCTGATGGCCTGCACATTTACCATGGCTCAACGCAGTGTTGGGACGTGGTCATTGATTCCTAAGGTTGGGGTAAACTTGGCAAACATCTCAAACATGGACGTTGTCATTGGTGGTTTGTACCCTGATGGGCAGCAGAATGGAGTTGAGCAGAAATCAAAATACCGCGAAGGATTTATCGGCGGACTGGACGTACAGTACCAAGCGATGAATCAGGTGGCATTCTCTGCCGGTGTGTTCTATTCGGTTCAGGGAATGCGTTTTCCGCCATCAGAAACGATTGACAAGGAAAAAGTACACTATACGTCTGAGGATGTTCAGTGGAAATACGATTATCTTACGCTTCCCTTGATGGCTCATGTGGCGGTTCTTCCTGGTCTTTCGTTCAATGCTGGCGTGCAGATGGGCTACCTCTTGTCGGCAAAAGGTAGGGCTACGTTGTCGCAATTTACGGTTGACAAGGAAGGAAAAGTGCATTATCAGACTGGCGAGAAGGGGAATTTGCTGTATGCCTACACCGAAAAATATGACAACCTGTCCTACTCAAAGCGCTTCGACGTTTCCATTCCTGTTGGCTTTTCGTTGGAGTACAGCCATGTGGTGCTGGATGCAAGATACAACTTCGGCCTGACCAAGATGAACAAATATACCCAAGATAGAATGAAAAACAAGGTGTTCACCTTCACGGTTGGTTATGTGTTTGACCTCTGGTAG
- a CDS encoding urea transporter — protein MMKSIFRGVGQVMFQGNALSGALMLAGIACNSLLMCLFALAGSAIGTCTAVALRYDGERIRDGLYGFNAALVGIAVPCFMPIHVGSVLLMVVACALSALVTRMFERQRFVPALTAPFVLITWAMLLLGHVFPQLQLPAMTAADTTESFSLIRAASLSFGQIMLQGNNLLTGLLFLLAICVNSRKMGVESLVACALCLAVVCVPFVSTTSVNNGMYGYNAILAVLAVANILDIGTWTYVKALIALILSLLMQYAGLHMGLVTLTAPFVLSVWLVALYQTFVVKIKQD, from the coding sequence ATGATGAAAAGTATATTCCGTGGTGTGGGACAAGTCATGTTTCAAGGTAATGCGCTGTCGGGCGCACTGATGCTTGCAGGTATTGCTTGCAACTCCCTCCTCATGTGTTTGTTTGCCTTGGCTGGAAGTGCCATTGGCACATGTACGGCTGTTGCCCTTCGATATGACGGAGAGCGCATTCGTGACGGCCTTTATGGTTTTAATGCTGCGCTGGTAGGCATCGCCGTACCCTGTTTCATGCCCATCCATGTAGGTTCTGTATTGCTCATGGTGGTGGCATGTGCGCTGTCTGCGCTGGTGACGCGAATGTTCGAGCGGCAACGGTTTGTCCCTGCGCTCACCGCACCCTTCGTACTCATCACTTGGGCGATGCTGCTGCTGGGTCACGTTTTTCCCCAGTTGCAGCTGCCAGCAATGACAGCTGCCGATACTACGGAAAGTTTCTCGCTGATTAGAGCCGCCTCACTGAGCTTTGGACAAATCATGCTTCAGGGCAACAACCTGCTCACTGGCTTGTTGTTTCTTCTTGCCATTTGTGTCAATTCGCGCAAGATGGGCGTGGAATCGCTTGTGGCCTGTGCGCTGTGTCTCGCCGTGGTTTGTGTGCCGTTTGTCAGTACCACCTCGGTGAACAACGGCATGTATGGCTACAATGCCATTCTTGCGGTTTTGGCAGTTGCCAATATTCTTGACATTGGCACATGGACTTACGTCAAGGCATTGATAGCCCTGATACTATCGTTGCTAATGCAGTATGCAGGTTTGCACATGGGGCTTGTCACGCTCACCGCACCTTTCGTGTTGTCGGTGTGGTTAGTGGCTTTGTATCAGACTTTTGTAGTTAAAATCAAACAAGATTAA
- a CDS encoding C10 family peptidase has protein sequence MKIKRWLSPTLWGIVLASMVSIPTLGKIVTVDKSISIARKYVNVSLSERHATRASHGTPPYYIYNDRHGRGFVVVAGDDDMGQVLGYSHTGTLDTLRASEELKFLLSAYRDAFHQLQRQPGTRATVTTTPPNRKEVAPLLTTAWNQDDPYSRLTGYKYTGCVATAVAQIMYYHRWPERGEGSYSYVVRSDNRMMSVDFSQSVYPWDKMLPRYNTRTALDNAEACDAVALLMRDVGVSVNMQYSPTSSGAQTFMAAKALKTYFNYSTSMLNKSDEGAAAFTQILRKEIENGFPVYISGSVKSGGSGHAWVVDGVDKDNLFHMNFGWGGGGDGYFSVTALNLASTGQEFGGKPLSFNKQVQIVLVHPNKPGSAPIDDELADDAPNLCFNSEGNMTVVGSMPTNKRQPMTVSYHHFKNQADGTFAGDVGLGVYNEQGKQVKVVPSAWHDKGGYTAERGKYNGGVLQSGQLIDDACTFTMNLEDLADGIYYLQAVCASLKDKDTYGAWCKMKTAPRIAFQVQGNGVRLFEKPDDKVPFALASHPYTLKPCTAGNKATLCLTIRKLTGRPFDGTVRVSLVDDDTHVVASGQTAEVVDFEMFAETEVRVDIHLPDNLQSKEYKLKVEVLKQYDADNIATVSMVHGNEPSTLQVEAAKPSDKLFVQLLGMVQDNSGFSISPTNVDLSGNPLLKIGVVMTLAPQATYNGKLTLCLIDMKTHRRIALGGSAQKQCNLSGGGDDEIFVTGWLRNKDSLPVINNRIYRLALMGMVDGVECDLWNENCAPYEVSFTNSIYNVYPGETTHIDTTQGSLRMMRGGNWIDVQGEDLAHVQVFALDGTLIAASDAHGQHSVRLHVPATQVVVVRVKTLHGSTLTKKLR, from the coding sequence ATGAAAATTAAAAGATGGTTAAGTCCCACCTTATGGGGCATTGTGCTTGCTTCGATGGTGAGCATTCCCACCTTGGGCAAGATAGTAACAGTGGACAAGTCGATAAGTATTGCCCGCAAATATGTCAATGTGAGCCTTTCGGAACGCCATGCTACGAGAGCTTCGCATGGTACACCACCTTATTATATTTATAACGACCGTCATGGGCGGGGCTTTGTGGTGGTGGCAGGCGATGATGACATGGGACAAGTGTTGGGCTACTCGCACACAGGAACGCTCGACACGTTGCGTGCAAGCGAGGAGCTTAAATTCCTGCTGAGCGCCTACCGTGACGCCTTTCACCAATTGCAAAGGCAACCTGGCACAAGAGCTACCGTTACCACTACGCCTCCCAACCGAAAGGAGGTGGCTCCGTTGCTCACAACGGCATGGAATCAAGACGACCCTTACAGTCGTCTTACGGGGTACAAATACACAGGATGCGTGGCTACGGCAGTGGCGCAAATCATGTATTATCATCGCTGGCCAGAGCGGGGAGAGGGTAGCTACTCGTATGTAGTGCGCTCTGACAACCGCATGATGAGTGTGGACTTCAGTCAGTCGGTATACCCATGGGACAAGATGTTGCCCAGATACAACACACGCACGGCACTTGACAATGCGGAGGCTTGCGACGCCGTGGCACTGCTCATGCGTGATGTGGGCGTGTCGGTGAACATGCAATACAGTCCCACATCCAGTGGTGCACAAACCTTCATGGCAGCCAAGGCACTGAAAACGTACTTCAATTATTCCACTTCCATGCTCAACAAGTCTGATGAGGGCGCAGCTGCTTTCACCCAGATATTGCGCAAGGAGATAGAAAACGGCTTTCCCGTGTATATCAGCGGCAGCGTGAAGTCGGGCGGTAGCGGACACGCATGGGTGGTAGACGGTGTAGATAAGGACAACCTGTTTCACATGAACTTTGGTTGGGGAGGCGGTGGCGACGGCTACTTCTCCGTCACTGCACTGAACCTTGCCTCCACAGGACAGGAGTTTGGCGGCAAGCCTCTCTCCTTTAACAAGCAGGTGCAGATAGTTTTGGTGCATCCCAACAAACCGGGAAGCGCACCCATTGATGACGAACTTGCTGATGATGCCCCCAACTTGTGTTTCAACTCGGAGGGCAATATGACCGTAGTTGGCAGCATGCCCACTAACAAACGGCAACCCATGACGGTTAGCTATCACCACTTTAAGAACCAAGCCGACGGAACGTTTGCCGGAGATGTTGGCTTGGGCGTGTACAATGAGCAGGGCAAACAAGTTAAAGTGGTGCCATCGGCATGGCACGACAAAGGCGGATACACCGCAGAACGCGGCAAATATAACGGTGGCGTGCTGCAATCGGGACAGCTGATTGACGATGCATGCACGTTTACGATGAATCTTGAAGACCTTGCCGATGGAATCTACTATTTGCAAGCTGTATGCGCCAGCCTCAAGGATAAGGACACCTATGGAGCATGGTGTAAGATGAAAACGGCACCACGCATAGCCTTTCAGGTGCAAGGCAACGGCGTGCGCCTATTTGAGAAACCCGATGACAAGGTACCTTTCGCATTGGCATCACACCCCTATACGCTCAAACCGTGTACTGCCGGGAACAAAGCCACGCTGTGCTTGACGATACGCAAACTCACGGGTAGGCCTTTCGATGGTACGGTGAGGGTATCGCTCGTGGATGATGACACTCATGTGGTTGCTTCAGGACAAACCGCAGAGGTGGTGGACTTTGAGATGTTTGCCGAGACCGAGGTGAGGGTGGACATACACTTGCCCGACAATCTGCAGTCCAAGGAATACAAACTGAAGGTAGAAGTACTTAAACAATATGATGCCGACAATATCGCCACGGTGAGTATGGTGCATGGCAACGAGCCGTCTACGTTGCAAGTGGAGGCAGCTAAGCCCAGCGACAAGCTTTTCGTACAACTTTTGGGCATGGTGCAAGACAACAGTGGATTTTCCATATCTCCCACGAACGTTGACCTCAGTGGCAATCCATTGCTAAAGATAGGAGTGGTGATGACGCTCGCACCTCAAGCCACCTACAACGGCAAATTGACGCTTTGCTTGATTGATATGAAAACTCACCGACGCATAGCCTTGGGAGGTAGTGCCCAAAAGCAATGTAACTTGTCGGGTGGAGGAGATGATGAAATCTTTGTTACAGGATGGTTGAGAAACAAGGACAGCTTGCCCGTCATCAACAATCGTATCTATAGATTGGCGTTGATGGGCATGGTAGACGGTGTGGAGTGTGATTTGTGGAACGAGAACTGCGCTCCCTATGAAGTGTCGTTTACGAACAGTATTTACAATGTTTATCCAGGTGAGACCACGCATATAGACACAACACAAGGCTCGCTACGCATGATGCGAGGTGGTAACTGGATTGACGTGCAGGGCGAGGACTTGGCACATGTGCAGGTGTTCGCACTCGATGGAACCCTGATTGCCGCCTCTGATGCCCACGGTCAACATTCCGTGAGGTTGCACGTTCCTGCCACGCAAGTGGTTGTTGTGCGAGTGAAAACCCTTCATGGCAGCACCTTGACGAAGAAGTTAAGATAA
- a CDS encoding outer membrane beta-barrel protein, translating to MKTFFTFLLMLSLSFVAFAQKKTFQVETGINYPIGLVKDGNKENHIGFYINGTYNFHNNPLSAKLKVSYESYTVVMNEYTNSPFNGRSIVILPALNYNFPLSSQVEFYTGAGVGVTIDNMNRGVFNEGRK from the coding sequence ATGAAAACTTTTTTTACGTTTTTATTAATGCTTAGCTTGTCTTTTGTGGCATTTGCCCAAAAGAAAACATTTCAAGTAGAAACCGGTATTAACTATCCGATAGGATTGGTAAAAGATGGGAACAAAGAAAACCACATTGGTTTTTATATTAATGGAACATATAATTTTCATAACAACCCACTTAGTGCTAAACTTAAAGTCAGCTATGAGAGCTACACGGTAGTGATGAACGAATATACCAATTCACCTTTCAATGGAAGGTCTATTGTGATTTTGCCTGCCCTGAATTATAATTTCCCATTGTCATCACAGGTAGAATTCTATACGGGAGCGGGTGTTGGCGTTACGATTGATAATATGAATAGAGGTGTTTTTAATGAAGGAAGAAAATAG
- a CDS encoding S-ribosylhomocysteine lyase has product MNKIPSFTINHNKLLRGIYVSRQDVVGSEVITTFDIRMKEPNREPVLHIGALHTIEHLAATYLRNDAQWKDKIVYWGPMGCLTGNYLIIHGDLKSSDIVDLMIRTFSFIANYEGEIPGAQPKDCGNYLLHDLPMAKLESRKFLEEVLLNIEDKNLVYPE; this is encoded by the coding sequence ATGAACAAGATTCCCTCATTCACCATCAACCACAACAAATTGTTGCGTGGTATTTATGTAAGTAGGCAAGACGTTGTCGGCTCTGAAGTCATCACTACTTTCGACATCCGCATGAAAGAGCCCAACCGTGAACCCGTGTTACACATCGGCGCCTTGCACACCATCGAGCATTTGGCCGCCACCTATCTGCGCAATGACGCTCAGTGGAAAGACAAAATCGTTTACTGGGGACCCATGGGATGCCTCACCGGCAACTACCTTATTATACATGGCGACCTGAAAAGCAGCGACATTGTCGACTTGATGATACGCACCTTCAGCTTCATTGCCAACTATGAGGGCGAGATTCCCGGCGCACAACCCAAGGATTGTGGCAACTACCTGTTGCACGACCTACCCATGGCGAAACTTGAATCACGCAAATTCCTTGAAGAAGTATTGCTGAATATTGAAGACAAGAACCTTGTTTATCCAGAATAA